The Candidatus Edwardsbacteria bacterium genome segment GGAAAGGAAAGGGGCGCCCGGCACCAGGGCCGGTTTTATCGTAAGGAAAAAGCTGGGAAAGGCGGTGTCCCGGAACCTGATGAAACGCAGGATGCGCGAAGCATACCGCAGGATCAAGAACCGGCTGAAGCCGGGCTACGATCTGGTATTCTCCGCAAATCAGATAATTGAATACATCAGGGTGCGGGAGGCGATGGCCGA includes the following:
- the rnpA gene encoding ribonuclease P protein component; this translates as MDQTFKKDERLRRSQDITEALKTGTRLGQDGISLTFRERKGAPGTRAGFIVRKKLGKAVSRNLMKRRMREAYRRIKNRLKPGYDLVFSANQIIEYIRVREAMAELIKRGKIEPEDQ